Proteins encoded in a region of the Streptomyces sp. NBC_00310 genome:
- a CDS encoding lipopolysaccharide biosynthesis protein — protein MSDTTTTTAHEADSTEPEETERRSGSVRGLRLPGLGKRAGGDQLFRNAYALMLNTGISAVLGLGFWLAAARYYTEASVGQGSAAIAAMKLLAGLTALALTGALARFIPVAGRATGRLIFRTYAGSSVIVALAAGVFLLTLGVWGSSYRFLHDPHNAVFFVLAVVAWSVLTLQDGVLTGLRSAVWVPVGNTVFSAVKLVLLVVFAAAIPTMGVFVSWVAAIAMSVLPLGWLVFRRLIPKHVKATAEHAHPPSLREIGRFLAGDYTGSLFSLAVVYLVPVIVAAQVSSADNAYFYITTTIGGTVNLLAINMGASLTVEGAHDPARLAANTRAALRRMARIMLPVCAVLFFGAPWILAVFGQAYADAATPLLRWFAIGAVLRVVMETYFAVLRAQSRTAGLAWLQGLLCALVLGLTLVLLPRMGLTGAGVAEISSLAVIVLIAAPRLYRILRAAGPAEVPADAPPDGDLADLGRVASAAKKQSGAWSRRLDSDTLALGIHLDFDHLERRPDVRPGPGTPPTGTASPRKDHRPAWAQDRPTRPLKLPPALGLPVEAREPGSESSLGPAEVPEVDAPFEEAVREPAFREPAFVRKAEAPEKPDVEAPVQEAPSAEEAPRVPLRERLPHPTITGAVLGFLLLSALLLYWVPALTLDDSDLDRMGGLGLISVLPAPTLVGAALLAAVFASLLWPAREHRALLLVTLLATVFSLHALPAVIEAEPRFATAWQHLGFIDYIDRTGSAVPDLDARWSWPGFFAAAAFVAEACGITDFTEIIRWWPTAIQLLYLPPLFLLARHMRAGWRARWTGIWIFVLSSWVGQDYFSPQGFTYLLYLAFVAILLVWFRAPHMLWGTVRPGEAEVEPTDRPRRAVLLMVLIALYAATVPAHQLTPFVMLGVLAALVLIGRCELRGLPILFAVLVAVWVGFLAEPYWSGHFDELFGGVGGVGGNVTSSVSGRIGEGSSTHKLVLYARVALAGTVMLLACYGFWRRRANKYRERSLLVLTFVPFLGFGMQSYGGEMALRVFMFALPGAALLAALALFPRTGVTAEERDKDRVSLAPLAALVAGLVLIGGFLIARWGNEPFERVRPGEVAAMEYVYAHDDPTVRLLWLSDDPVNSVTPAMPWGARDMEKVEYVPTLAPSDPVLVSGLAKALKNAGAHSYLIVNRSQVTSLQMDSGYSRNWEPRLIRNLDERDDLKRVFSNADATIFALRDQTGKAPAPDPGPIGPQVTWTPWSVVGGLAAIALIVLLGTREVVRVAVRPGVRQLRRLQSSFWFSLPMLALLLASLVQRFLTMGSP, from the coding sequence GTGTCTGACACGACGACCACCACGGCACACGAGGCCGACAGCACCGAGCCCGAGGAGACCGAGCGGCGGTCCGGCTCCGTCCGCGGGCTGCGACTGCCCGGGCTGGGCAAGAGGGCGGGGGGCGACCAACTGTTCCGCAACGCCTATGCCCTCATGCTGAACACCGGTATCTCGGCCGTGCTGGGCCTCGGTTTCTGGCTGGCCGCCGCCCGCTACTACACCGAGGCCTCGGTCGGTCAGGGGTCCGCCGCGATCGCCGCGATGAAGCTCCTCGCCGGGCTCACCGCGCTGGCGCTGACGGGCGCCCTGGCCCGGTTCATCCCGGTCGCGGGGCGTGCCACCGGCCGGCTGATCTTCCGCACGTACGCGGGCAGTTCGGTGATCGTGGCGCTCGCGGCGGGCGTGTTCCTGCTGACGCTGGGGGTGTGGGGGTCGTCGTACCGGTTTCTGCACGATCCGCACAACGCCGTGTTCTTCGTGCTCGCGGTGGTCGCCTGGTCGGTGCTGACGCTCCAGGACGGGGTGCTCACCGGGCTGCGCAGCGCGGTGTGGGTGCCGGTCGGCAACACCGTGTTCTCGGCGGTGAAGCTGGTGCTGCTGGTGGTGTTCGCCGCCGCGATCCCGACCATGGGCGTGTTCGTGTCCTGGGTCGCGGCGATCGCGATGTCCGTGCTGCCGCTGGGCTGGCTGGTGTTCCGGCGGCTGATCCCCAAGCATGTGAAGGCCACCGCGGAGCACGCGCACCCGCCGTCGCTGCGGGAGATCGGCCGTTTCCTCGCGGGCGACTACACCGGCTCGCTGTTCTCGCTCGCGGTGGTCTATCTGGTTCCGGTGATCGTCGCCGCCCAGGTCAGCTCCGCCGACAACGCGTACTTCTACATCACCACCACCATCGGCGGCACGGTCAACCTGCTCGCCATCAACATGGGCGCCTCGCTGACCGTCGAGGGCGCGCACGATCCGGCCCGCCTCGCCGCCAACACCCGGGCCGCGCTACGGCGGATGGCCCGGATCATGCTGCCGGTGTGCGCGGTGCTGTTCTTCGGGGCGCCCTGGATCCTTGCCGTCTTCGGACAGGCCTACGCGGACGCGGCGACCCCGCTGCTGCGCTGGTTCGCGATCGGCGCGGTCCTGCGGGTCGTCATGGAGACGTACTTCGCGGTGCTGCGCGCCCAGAGCCGCACGGCCGGACTCGCCTGGCTGCAGGGCCTGCTGTGCGCCCTCGTCCTCGGCCTGACCCTGGTCCTGCTCCCCCGCATGGGGCTGACCGGCGCGGGCGTCGCCGAGATCTCCAGCCTCGCGGTGATCGTGCTGATCGCCGCGCCCCGGCTGTACCGGATCCTGCGCGCCGCCGGGCCCGCCGAGGTGCCCGCGGACGCGCCACCGGACGGCGACCTCGCCGACCTGGGCCGGGTGGCCTCCGCCGCGAAGAAGCAGAGCGGCGCCTGGAGCCGGCGTCTCGACTCCGACACCCTCGCCCTCGGCATCCATCTCGACTTCGACCACCTGGAACGCCGCCCGGACGTACGGCCCGGCCCCGGCACCCCGCCCACCGGAACGGCGTCCCCGCGCAAGGACCACCGGCCGGCCTGGGCCCAGGACCGGCCGACCCGTCCGCTCAAGCTGCCGCCCGCGCTGGGCCTGCCGGTGGAGGCCCGTGAGCCGGGCTCGGAGTCGTCCCTGGGCCCGGCGGAGGTCCCGGAGGTGGACGCGCCGTTCGAGGAGGCCGTACGGGAACCGGCCTTCCGGGAACCGGCCTTCGTGAGGAAGGCGGAGGCACCGGAGAAACCCGACGTGGAAGCCCCGGTCCAGGAGGCCCCGTCCGCCGAGGAGGCACCTCGGGTGCCCCTGCGCGAACGGCTGCCGCACCCCACGATCACCGGTGCGGTCCTCGGCTTCCTGCTGCTCTCCGCGCTCCTGCTCTACTGGGTGCCCGCGCTGACGCTGGACGACTCCGACCTGGACCGGATGGGCGGACTCGGCCTGATCTCCGTGCTGCCCGCGCCGACGCTGGTCGGGGCGGCGCTGCTGGCCGCGGTGTTCGCCTCGCTGCTGTGGCCGGCCCGCGAGCACCGCGCGCTGCTGCTGGTCACCCTGCTGGCCACCGTGTTCTCGCTGCACGCGCTGCCCGCCGTGATCGAGGCCGAACCCCGGTTCGCGACGGCCTGGCAGCACCTGGGCTTCATCGACTACATCGACCGCACCGGCTCGGCCGTACCCGACCTGGACGCCCGCTGGAGCTGGCCGGGCTTCTTCGCGGCGGCCGCGTTCGTCGCCGAGGCCTGCGGGATCACCGACTTCACCGAGATCATCCGCTGGTGGCCGACCGCCATCCAACTGCTCTATCTGCCCCCGCTGTTCCTCCTCGCCCGCCATATGCGGGCCGGCTGGCGCGCCCGGTGGACGGGCATCTGGATCTTCGTCCTGAGCAGCTGGGTGGGCCAGGACTACTTCTCCCCCCAGGGCTTCACCTACCTCCTCTATCTGGCCTTCGTCGCGATCCTCCTGGTCTGGTTCCGCGCCCCGCACATGCTGTGGGGCACGGTGCGCCCCGGCGAGGCGGAGGTGGAACCGACGGACCGCCCCCGGCGCGCGGTCCTCCTGATGGTCCTGATCGCGCTGTACGCGGCGACGGTCCCCGCCCACCAGCTCACCCCGTTCGTGATGCTGGGCGTCCTCGCGGCCCTCGTCCTGATCGGCCGCTGCGAACTGCGCGGCCTGCCCATCCTGTTCGCCGTGCTGGTCGCGGTCTGGGTGGGCTTCCTGGCCGAGCCGTACTGGTCCGGCCACTTCGACGAACTCTTCGGCGGGGTCGGCGGCGTGGGCGGCAACGTCACGTCCTCGGTCTCCGGCCGTATCGGTGAAGGCAGTTCGACGCACAAACTCGTCCTCTACGCGCGGGTGGCCCTCGCCGGCACGGTCATGCTCCTGGCCTGCTACGGCTTCTGGCGCCGCCGCGCGAACAAGTACCGCGAACGCTCCCTGCTCGTCCTGACCTTCGTACCGTTCCTGGGCTTCGGCATGCAGTCGTACGGCGGTGAGATGGCCCTGCGCGTCTTCATGTTCGCCCTGCCGGGCGCCGCGCTGCTGGCCGCCCTCGCCCTCTTCCCCCGCACCGGCGTGACCGCCGAGGAGCGTGACAAGGACCGGGTGAGCCTCGCCCCGCTGGCCGCCCTCGTGGCCGGCCTCGTCCTCATCGGCGGCTTCCTGATCGCCCGCTGGGGCAACGAGCCCTTCGAGCGCGTCCGCCCGGGCGAGGTCGCCGCGATGGAGTACGTCTACGCCCATGACGACCCGACCGTACGGCTCCTGTGGCTCAGCGACGATCCGGTGAACAGCGTGACGCCCGCGATGCCGTGGGGCGCGCGGGACATGGAGAAGGTCGAGTACGTGCCGACGCTCGCGCCGAGCGACCCGGTCCTGGTGTCGGGCCTGGCCAAGGCGCTGAAGAACGCCGGCGCCCACTCCTATCTGATCGTCAACCGCAGCCAGGTCACCTCGCTGCAGATGGACTCCGGCTACTCCAGGAACTGGGAGCCCCGGCTCATCCGGAACCTCGACGAGCGCGACGACCTCAAGCGGGTCTTCTCCAACGCCGACGCCACGATCTTCGCCCTGCGCGACCAGACCGGAAAGGCCCCGGCCCCCGACCCCGGCCCGATCGGCCCCCAGGTCACCTGGACCCCGTGGTCGGTGGTGGGAGGCCTGGCCGCGATCGCCCTGATCGTCCTGCTGGGCACCCGCGAGGTCGTCCGCGTGGCCGTGCGGCCCGGCGTCCGCCAACTCCGCCGGCTCCAGAGCAGCTTCTGGTTCAGCCTGCCCATGCTGGCGCTGTTGCTGGCGTCGTTGGTACAGCGCTTCTTGACGATGGGCTCGCCATAG
- a CDS encoding GH39 family glycosyl hydrolase gives MGRRGWNSGDRRWRLTALLGVGAAVLALVVTLLNTLPGDGSTAGTTPDGDKVHGTPATPPGDTAPEVGWGFTHTQFSADVGSGTAVERVEERLGERPLPQIQHIMGWGADNPEPVEGRYDFEEMDRRIDFVRATGGTPVVTLCCAPDWMKGGRSGADKTDWSQAALETAPEPEHFADYAALAATVAKRYPDVRHFIVWNEFKGFWNDAEARWDYEGYTELYNLVFKALKKVDEDIMVGGPYLVMDSVDPRQEQDASTSLKGPWGAMDQRILDAFDYWNKNKAGADFVVVDGSSYTKDDDLIPDEFAATDKFTAVSEWVRERTAGLPLWWAEYYVEPADGDDNRDGWSENRRVAVQASGLMAMAKGGASSGFYWNPEEEKGPECPGCLWSPTDTKDGGESLPMYGLLSRFSEEFPPGTTYETVSVAADDKPNVRVLADDRAVLVVNTLDRKISADIDGSKFDMGAYEVKWLKR, from the coding sequence ATGGGACGTCGTGGGTGGAATTCGGGGGACCGGCGGTGGCGGCTCACCGCGCTTCTGGGCGTGGGAGCGGCCGTTCTGGCCCTCGTCGTGACCCTGCTCAACACACTTCCCGGGGACGGCAGCACCGCCGGCACCACACCCGACGGCGACAAGGTGCACGGCACGCCCGCCACCCCGCCCGGCGACACCGCACCCGAGGTGGGCTGGGGCTTCACCCACACCCAGTTCAGCGCGGACGTAGGCAGCGGGACGGCCGTCGAGCGCGTCGAGGAACGTCTCGGTGAGCGGCCCCTGCCGCAGATCCAGCACATCATGGGCTGGGGTGCCGACAATCCCGAACCCGTCGAGGGGCGTTACGACTTCGAGGAGATGGACCGGCGCATCGACTTCGTCCGCGCCACCGGCGGCACCCCCGTCGTCACCCTGTGCTGCGCGCCCGACTGGATGAAGGGCGGCCGGTCCGGCGCCGACAAGACCGACTGGAGTCAGGCCGCGCTGGAGACCGCGCCCGAGCCCGAGCACTTCGCGGACTACGCCGCCCTCGCCGCGACCGTCGCCAAGCGCTACCCGGACGTACGGCACTTCATCGTCTGGAACGAGTTCAAGGGTTTCTGGAACGACGCGGAGGCCCGCTGGGACTACGAGGGGTACACCGAGCTGTACAACCTCGTCTTCAAGGCCCTGAAGAAGGTCGACGAGGACATCATGGTCGGCGGGCCGTATCTCGTCATGGACAGCGTCGACCCGCGGCAGGAGCAGGACGCGTCGACGTCGTTGAAGGGTCCGTGGGGTGCCATGGACCAGCGGATCCTCGACGCCTTCGACTACTGGAACAAGAACAAGGCCGGCGCGGACTTCGTGGTGGTGGACGGGTCCAGTTACACCAAGGACGACGATCTGATCCCCGACGAGTTCGCGGCGACCGACAAGTTCACGGCCGTGAGCGAGTGGGTGCGGGAACGCACCGCCGGTCTGCCGCTGTGGTGGGCCGAGTACTACGTCGAGCCCGCCGACGGTGACGACAACCGCGACGGATGGTCCGAGAACCGGCGGGTCGCCGTCCAGGCCTCAGGGCTGATGGCCATGGCCAAGGGCGGTGCCTCCTCCGGTTTCTACTGGAATCCGGAGGAGGAGAAGGGGCCCGAGTGCCCCGGGTGCCTGTGGTCGCCGACGGACACGAAGGACGGTGGCGAGTCGCTGCCCATGTACGGGCTGTTGTCCCGGTTCAGCGAGGAGTTCCCGCCGGGGACGACGTACGAGACGGTGTCCGTCGCGGCGGACGACAAACCCAATGTCCGGGTGCTGGCCGATGACAGGGCCGTGCTCGTGGTCAATACCCTCGACCGCAAGATCAGTGCGGACATCGACGGTTCGAAGTTCGACATGGGTGCGTACGAGGTGAAGTGGCTCAAGAGGTGA
- a CDS encoding DUF5925 domain-containing protein yields MSANPHDALPIRLNVDDSDSPSDVVDALFLGRFATGEQPYAHAANIDRVRSGATLLPPGARVLRAARDDDRSATLAEGDGWTVLISRWNRGADVTVTATTAELAEKVLGQATDGAADEPEPQPENVTMGFWYVSPRRGPHRTTRQISAGTWEEVRPNYTAPVADAMDHLMKTTPEDIAGRLLLLHGPPGTGKTSALRTLARSWRDWCQVDCVLDPERLFSDVGYLMDIAIGEEDSSGKDRWRLLLLEDCDELIRGEAKHTAGQALSRLLNLTDGLLGQGRNVLVGVTTNEDLERLHPAVVRPGRCLARIEVGALTRAEAMSWLGREAVGREEAVGREGATLAELYALRRGTSPTSLPEPRGGSDAGLYL; encoded by the coding sequence ATGTCTGCCAACCCACACGACGCACTGCCGATCCGGCTCAACGTCGACGACAGCGACTCACCGTCCGATGTCGTCGACGCGCTGTTCCTCGGCCGTTTCGCGACGGGCGAGCAGCCGTACGCGCACGCGGCGAACATCGACCGGGTACGGTCCGGGGCCACCCTGCTGCCGCCGGGCGCCCGGGTGCTGCGGGCCGCGCGCGACGACGACCGCAGCGCGACCCTCGCCGAGGGCGACGGCTGGACCGTGCTGATCTCCCGCTGGAACCGCGGCGCCGACGTCACGGTCACCGCGACCACCGCCGAGCTGGCGGAGAAGGTGCTGGGCCAGGCCACCGACGGCGCGGCCGACGAGCCCGAGCCGCAGCCGGAGAACGTGACGATGGGCTTCTGGTACGTCTCGCCGCGCCGGGGCCCGCACCGCACGACCCGGCAGATCTCGGCGGGGACGTGGGAAGAGGTGCGGCCGAACTACACGGCGCCGGTCGCGGACGCGATGGACCACCTGATGAAGACGACCCCCGAGGACATCGCGGGCCGCCTCCTGCTGCTGCACGGCCCGCCCGGCACGGGCAAGACGTCTGCCCTGCGCACGCTGGCCCGTTCCTGGCGGGACTGGTGCCAGGTCGACTGCGTCCTGGACCCCGAGCGGCTCTTCTCCGACGTCGGCTATCTGATGGACATCGCGATCGGCGAGGAGGACTCCTCGGGCAAGGACCGATGGCGTCTGCTGCTCCTGGAGGACTGCGACGAGCTGATCCGCGGCGAGGCCAAGCACACGGCCGGCCAGGCGCTCTCCCGGTTGCTGAACCTGACGGACGGTCTGCTCGGCCAGGGCCGCAACGTCCTGGTCGGCGTCACCACCAACGAGGACCTGGAGCGCCTGCACCCCGCCGTGGTCCGCCCCGGCCGCTGTCTCGCCCGGATCGAGGTGGGCGCCCTGACGCGCGCGGAGGCGATGAGCTGGCTCGGCAGGGAGGCCGTCGGCCGGGAGGAAGCCGTCGGCCGGGAGGGTGCGACCCTGGCCGAGCTGTACGCACTGCGTCGCGGCACGTCACCGACGTCCCTGCCGGAGCCGAGGGGCGGGTCGGACGCCGGCCTGTACCTGTAG
- a CDS encoding DUF72 domain-containing protein yields the protein MTLFVGTSGWQYKDWRGAFYPEGCPTRLWLEEYAARFATVEINNAFYRLPTRENFEAWRDRVPGDFVVAVKASRYLTHIKRLRDPEEPVNRLMSHAEGLGDRLGPILLQLPPTLRADAELLGTCLGRFPSGTRIAVEPRHDSWWTPEVREVLESHGAALCWADTHSRPATPLWRTTDWSYLRFHQGRAHPWPHYGRRSLTTWAHRIADTWPAAADAYVYFNNDPHAAAVEDATTFARAARRAGLRPTRTPERLARA from the coding sequence ATGACCCTGTTCGTCGGCACGTCGGGGTGGCAGTACAAGGACTGGCGGGGCGCCTTCTACCCGGAGGGCTGCCCCACCCGGCTGTGGCTGGAGGAGTACGCGGCGCGGTTCGCCACGGTCGAGATCAACAACGCGTTCTACCGGCTGCCGACGCGCGAGAACTTCGAGGCGTGGCGGGACAGAGTGCCGGGGGACTTCGTGGTCGCGGTGAAGGCGAGCCGCTACCTGACCCACATCAAGCGGCTACGGGACCCCGAGGAGCCGGTGAACCGTCTGATGAGCCATGCGGAGGGTCTGGGCGACCGTCTGGGCCCGATCCTGCTCCAGCTGCCGCCGACACTTCGGGCCGACGCGGAGCTGCTGGGCACCTGTCTGGGCCGCTTCCCCTCCGGCACCCGGATCGCGGTCGAACCCCGCCACGACTCCTGGTGGACCCCCGAGGTGCGCGAGGTCCTGGAGTCCCACGGCGCGGCCCTGTGCTGGGCCGACACCCACTCCCGCCCGGCCACCCCCCTCTGGCGCACCACGGACTGGTCCTACCTCCGCTTCCACCAGGGCCGAGCCCACCCCTGGCCCCACTACGGCCGCCGGTCCCTGACGACCTGGGCCCACCGCATCGCCGACACCTGGCCCGCTGCCGCCGACGCATACGTCTACTTCAACAACGACCCGCACGCGGCGGCCGTGGAGGACGCGACGACGTTCGCGAGGGCGGCGCGGAGGGCGGGCCTGCGGCCGACACGCACACCGGAACGTCTGGCGCGTGCATAG
- a CDS encoding GntR family transcriptional regulator: protein MTLKIRIVDGGAPYEQVRAQISEQARSGALPVGYRLPTVRGLAEQLGLAANTVAKAYRALETDGVIETRGRNGTFVAAAGSAAEREAATAAGAYAERARRLGLSEAQALSAARDALRAAYAE, encoded by the coding sequence GTGACCTTGAAGATTCGCATCGTGGACGGGGGTGCGCCGTACGAGCAGGTGCGCGCCCAGATCTCTGAACAGGCCCGCTCCGGCGCGCTGCCCGTGGGGTACCGGCTGCCGACCGTACGGGGGCTCGCCGAGCAGCTCGGGCTCGCCGCCAATACCGTCGCCAAGGCGTATCGCGCGTTGGAGACGGACGGGGTGATCGAGACGCGGGGGCGCAACGGAACGTTCGTGGCTGCCGCCGGCTCGGCGGCGGAGCGTGAGGCGGCGACGGCGGCGGGAGCGTACGCGGAGCGGGCGCGCCGACTGGGGCTCAGCGAGGCGCAAGCCCTGTCAGCGGCCCGCGATGCCCTGCGGGCCGCGTACGCGGAGTAG
- a CDS encoding GNAT family N-acetyltransferase codes for MTPIVRDLRAADPADAAAFVEVRRLALPFLVSTAESLLHVATLAPPEAHHQQLVAEADGEVIGTALLSIAHDSPVPGQGDVNVYVHPAHLRRGAGGLLARTAEERLAAVGARRLLSWVLDTPENRAFAERRGYTPSRSAHFLRLDLAHGALPPPQSPPPGVELRTAADFTDDPRPLFDLDAETTADEPGDVEAELDDYEQWVEETYRHPLLDHSLSTVVVVDGTPAAFTAVRTDGRDRYFTAMTGTARAFRGRGLAKLAKNGSLHRARAAGYTEAFTGNDTGNGPMLAINKWFGYEVCATEVRHVREIG; via the coding sequence ATGACACCGATCGTGCGCGACCTCCGCGCCGCCGATCCCGCGGACGCCGCGGCTTTCGTCGAGGTAAGACGGCTGGCCCTGCCCTTCCTGGTCAGCACCGCCGAGTCCCTGCTCCACGTGGCCACGCTCGCACCGCCCGAGGCCCACCACCAGCAGCTCGTCGCCGAGGCGGACGGCGAGGTGATCGGCACCGCGCTGCTGTCCATCGCCCACGACAGCCCGGTACCGGGCCAGGGCGACGTCAATGTGTACGTACACCCGGCCCATCTGCGCCGGGGCGCGGGCGGCCTGCTGGCGCGCACCGCCGAGGAGCGGCTGGCGGCGGTGGGCGCGCGGCGGCTGCTGTCGTGGGTCCTGGACACTCCGGAGAACCGCGCGTTCGCCGAGCGGCGCGGCTACACACCCAGCCGCTCCGCCCACTTCCTCCGCCTGGACCTGGCCCACGGCGCCCTCCCCCCGCCGCAGTCCCCGCCCCCGGGCGTGGAACTGCGTACGGCCGCCGACTTCACCGACGACCCGCGCCCCCTGTTCGACCTGGACGCGGAAACGACGGCGGACGAACCGGGCGACGTCGAGGCGGAGTTGGACGACTACGAGCAGTGGGTCGAGGAGACCTACCGCCACCCCCTGCTGGACCACTCCCTGAGCACGGTGGTCGTCGTGGACGGCACACCCGCCGCGTTCACCGCGGTCCGTACGGACGGCCGGGACCGCTACTTCACCGCCATGACGGGCACCGCCCGCGCCTTCCGCGGCCGGGGCCTCGCCAAGCTCGCCAAGAACGGCTCCCTGCACCGCGCCCGCGCCGCCGGCTACACGGAGGCGTTCACGGGCAACGACACCGGCAACGGCCCGATGCTCGCGATCAACAAGTGGTTCGGATACGAAGTGTGTGCGACGGAGGTGCGCCATGTCCGCGAAATCGGCTGA
- a CDS encoding DUF402 domain-containing protein, with the protein MSAKSAEPGNESYEVEVDVVLLKAGRTKIRYPARLLSDDGTRIAVHAAWASEGVRDFGFVRFGPGDVFTEYYWRDRWYAVKEVRDARGGLKGWYCDITRPATLSGGELVVEDLDLDLWRSADGRTVLRLDEDEFEESGLAQSDPEAAAAAVAALDELEALATTEGGLESLLT; encoded by the coding sequence ATGTCCGCGAAATCGGCTGAGCCCGGCAACGAGTCGTACGAGGTGGAGGTGGACGTCGTCCTGCTCAAGGCGGGCCGTACGAAGATCCGTTACCCCGCGCGGCTGTTGAGCGACGACGGGACCCGGATCGCGGTCCACGCCGCCTGGGCGAGCGAGGGTGTACGGGACTTCGGCTTCGTGCGGTTCGGGCCCGGTGACGTCTTCACCGAGTACTACTGGCGCGACCGGTGGTACGCCGTGAAGGAGGTCCGTGACGCGCGGGGCGGGCTGAAGGGCTGGTACTGCGACATCACCAGGCCCGCCACGCTCTCCGGCGGCGAACTCGTCGTCGAGGACCTCGACCTGGACCTGTGGCGCTCCGCCGACGGCAGGACCGTACTGCGGCTGGACGAGGACGAGTTCGAGGAGAGCGGGCTCGCGCAGAGCGACCCGGAGGCCGCGGCGGCCGCCGTCGCCGCCCTCGACGAACTGGAGGCGCTCGCCACCACCGAAGGCGGCCTGGAGTCGCTGCTGACCTAG
- a CDS encoding class I SAM-dependent methyltransferase: MTNIDDGETSRALRTPKNPAADDPAGTVDWDAEAPSFDDEPDHGLREPAIREAWAARLRDWLPHGASDVLDLGCGTGSLSLLATEQGHWVTGVDASPAMVALARAKLAGRSAVFLVGDAAAPPVGEERFDVILVRHVLWTLSDPGRALRHWCGLLRPGGRLVLVEGVWGTVSPVGIPADRLYGLVAPLVSDAVVVGLSDDTPLWGKRVEDERYAVVARL; this comes from the coding sequence ATGACCAACATCGACGACGGCGAAACCTCCCGAGCCCTTCGAACACCGAAGAACCCGGCGGCAGATGACCCTGCGGGGACCGTCGACTGGGACGCCGAAGCCCCCTCTTTCGACGACGAACCCGATCATGGCCTGCGGGAACCCGCCATCCGGGAGGCCTGGGCGGCCCGGCTGCGGGACTGGCTGCCGCACGGCGCCTCCGACGTGCTCGACCTCGGCTGCGGCACCGGCAGCCTGTCACTCCTCGCGACCGAGCAGGGACACTGGGTGACCGGAGTCGACGCCTCCCCGGCCATGGTCGCCCTCGCCCGCGCCAAACTCGCCGGGCGCTCCGCCGTGTTCCTCGTCGGCGACGCGGCGGCCCCGCCCGTGGGGGAGGAGCGGTTCGACGTGATCCTCGTCCGCCATGTGCTGTGGACCCTGTCCGACCCGGGCCGCGCCCTGCGCCACTGGTGCGGACTGCTGCGGCCCGGCGGCCGGCTCGTGCTGGTCGAGGGGGTGTGGGGCACGGTCAGCCCGGTCGGCATACCCGCCGACCGGCTCTACGGGCTGGTCGCGCCGCTCGTGTCCGACGCGGTGGTGGTGGGGCTGTCGGACGACACGCCCCTGTGGGGGAAGCGGGTCGAGGACGAGCGGTACGCGGTGGTGGCCCGTCTCTGA
- a CDS encoding GNAT family N-acetyltransferase encodes MTEAPREQGDQGDQGIRVAGPADVAAVKAVTDAAYHHYIERIGRLPQPMESDHAANVAAGRVFVTGDPVIGLVVVEAYEDHLFLDNIAVHPDTHGRGVGRRLLEFVDRRARDLGLPEVRLCTNALMWENQKIYPKFGYEVVERRVDGPYDRIHYRKRLA; translated from the coding sequence ATGACAGAGGCCCCGCGCGAGCAGGGCGACCAGGGAGACCAGGGCATCCGGGTGGCCGGACCCGCCGACGTGGCCGCGGTGAAGGCCGTGACGGACGCGGCCTACCACCACTACATCGAGCGCATCGGACGGCTGCCGCAGCCCATGGAGTCGGACCACGCGGCGAACGTGGCCGCGGGGCGGGTCTTCGTGACCGGGGACCCGGTGATCGGGCTCGTGGTCGTCGAGGCGTACGAGGACCATCTCTTCCTCGACAACATCGCCGTCCACCCCGACACCCACGGTCGGGGCGTCGGGCGGCGGCTGCTGGAATTCGTGGACAGGCGGGCGCGTGACCTCGGTCTGCCCGAGGTCAGGCTCTGCACGAACGCGCTCATGTGGGAGAACCAGAAGATCTACCCGAAGTTCGGGTACGAGGTCGTGGAGCGGCGTGTGGACGGGCCCTACGACCGGATCCACTACCGCAAGAGGCTGGCCTGA